A stretch of Clostridium formicaceticum DNA encodes these proteins:
- the acsV gene encoding corrinoid activation/regeneration protein AcsV, translating to MINVKFIPAGIEIKARIGENLLEIARRENIFIDAPCNGSLSCGKCKVKIIQGNVETEANRHIKEEELQAGYVLACGTKVIEDIVVEVVEGKSSYLAGMKIEDLSGPKDKEIFERAKAQILDNGMKFSSYVKKDYIMIEAPTLDDNISDWDRMKRYLRNQLGYSKVFCRLPILRKIPSILRESDFEVTITHIPRGKNRTMIVNIEAGDTTDRLYGIALDIGTTSVAACLVDLYKGELLAKASAGNAQMKYGADVIHRIIYATKNKGLEQLSHAVIHETINPLLVKMYHDAGIDKEEVIAFVAAGNTTMSHLLLGIYPDYLRLEPYIPTFSNAPFIKASELELEMNSETFLYITPSIASYVGGDITAGVLASGIWTSDENVLLIDLGTNGEIVFGNKDYMVTCACSAGPAFEGGEISSGMRAAGGAIERVEIEAGTFKPKLTIINNEKPKGICGSGIIDLIAEMLKTGLVDRRGKLNRNLDSNRVRFDDYNIGEYVLAFKEEWDIHEDITITEIDIDNFIKAKGAVYSGVSTLITSLGMDISIIDKIYIAGGIGNSLSIDRAIEIGLFPDIEKEKFVYIGNSSLMGCYLTLMSEDARKKLEEISNQMTYIELSVYPTYMDEFISACFLPHTDIERFPTVEKILKNNKIC from the coding sequence ATGATAAATGTAAAGTTTATACCAGCAGGAATCGAAATCAAGGCAAGAATAGGTGAAAATTTACTGGAAATTGCTAGAAGGGAAAATATCTTTATTGATGCTCCTTGTAATGGTAGTCTTTCCTGTGGAAAATGTAAAGTAAAAATTATACAAGGAAATGTGGAGACAGAGGCAAATCGCCATATTAAAGAAGAAGAACTGCAGGCAGGATATGTACTAGCCTGTGGTACAAAAGTAATAGAAGATATAGTGGTTGAAGTTGTTGAAGGTAAATCCTCTTATCTAGCAGGGATGAAAATAGAAGATTTATCGGGACCAAAGGATAAAGAAATTTTTGAAAGAGCAAAGGCTCAAATTTTAGATAATGGCATGAAATTCTCTTCCTATGTAAAAAAAGATTATATTATGATAGAAGCACCTACCCTTGATGATAACATTTCGGACTGGGATAGGATGAAAAGATATTTAAGAAATCAATTAGGATACTCAAAAGTATTCTGCAGATTACCTATATTAAGAAAAATACCTTCTATACTAAGGGAAAGTGACTTTGAGGTTACTATTACCCATATACCTAGAGGAAAAAATAGAACAATGATTGTGAATATAGAAGCTGGAGATACCACAGATAGGCTTTATGGGATAGCGCTGGATATTGGAACCACTTCAGTAGCTGCATGCCTTGTGGATCTTTATAAAGGTGAGCTTTTAGCGAAAGCTTCAGCTGGAAATGCTCAAATGAAGTATGGGGCTGATGTCATTCATAGAATTATTTATGCAACAAAAAATAAGGGCTTAGAACAGTTAAGCCACGCTGTCATACATGAAACCATCAATCCATTGTTAGTGAAGATGTATCATGATGCAGGCATAGATAAAGAAGAAGTTATTGCTTTTGTTGCAGCAGGGAATACCACGATGTCTCATTTATTACTGGGGATTTATCCTGATTATTTGAGACTAGAACCCTATATCCCTACTTTTTCAAATGCACCCTTTATTAAAGCTTCTGAATTAGAATTAGAAATGAACTCTGAAACCTTCTTGTATATAACACCTTCCATAGCTAGTTATGTAGGTGGCGATATTACTGCAGGGGTTTTAGCTTCAGGAATATGGACTTCAGACGAAAATGTATTATTGATTGATTTAGGAACCAATGGTGAGATTGTTTTTGGTAATAAGGATTATATGGTTACCTGTGCCTGCTCAGCTGGTCCAGCCTTTGAAGGAGGCGAAATCAGCTCTGGAATGCGAGCTGCAGGCGGTGCTATTGAAAGAGTAGAAATAGAAGCAGGTACCTTCAAACCAAAACTTACAATCATTAACAATGAAAAACCAAAGGGGATATGTGGATCGGGAATTATAGATCTTATTGCAGAAATGTTAAAAACGGGTTTGGTTGATAGAAGAGGAAAGCTTAATAGAAACCTTGATAGCAATAGGGTACGATTTGATGACTACAACATTGGAGAGTATGTGCTAGCCTTTAAAGAAGAGTGGGATATCCATGAGGATATTACCATCACGGAGATTGATATTGATAATTTTATTAAGGCAAAAGGTGCGGTATATTCTGGGGTTTCTACATTAATTACTAGTCTAGGGATGGATATATCTATTATTGATAAAATCTATATTGCTGGTGGAATCGGTAATAGTCTTTCTATTGATAGAGCAATAGAAATAGGGCTGTTCCCTGATATAGAAAAAGAAAAGTTTGTATATATAGGAAATAGTTCTTTGATGGGATGCTATCTTACACTAATGAGTGAAGATGCAAGAAAAAAACTTGAGGAAATTTCAAATCAAATGACCTATATAGAATTAAGTGTGTATCCAACTTATATGGATGAATTTATTTCTGCTTGTTTTTTACCTCACACGGATATTGAACGCTTTCCTACTGTTGAAAAAATCCTAAAAAATAATAAAATTTGCTAA
- a CDS encoding DUF3786 domain-containing protein — protein MDIQAVKEDRQGKVPYEYIRNIYKDCDPVEMAELSGTLYQKDKKFFTVKMMEKNYLVTYPAGEVIVEESNEKVGSYAIKTIFLRYLVNAKGIPPTNKSITYKEIPGGHVYYSNFYNRTILKLAKIYGNDIEAFHTAAEKIGAERINIGDGGYRFRFLNNVYVTFILWQGDEEVSASANILFDLNASYYFDAEDLAVVGEAAVDTFKGHGVLPSWKGLYEKQPFHGQYK, from the coding sequence ATGGATATACAAGCGGTAAAAGAAGATCGCCAAGGAAAAGTTCCTTATGAGTATATTAGAAATATTTATAAAGATTGTGATCCAGTAGAGATGGCAGAACTGTCTGGAACTTTATACCAGAAAGATAAAAAATTTTTTACAGTAAAAATGATGGAAAAGAATTATCTTGTAACATATCCTGCTGGAGAAGTCATTGTGGAGGAAAGTAATGAGAAAGTTGGTTCCTATGCAATAAAAACTATTTTTCTACGATATCTTGTAAATGCTAAAGGGATACCTCCCACCAATAAAAGTATCACTTATAAAGAGATTCCTGGCGGACATGTTTATTATAGCAATTTTTATAATAGAACCATACTAAAATTGGCAAAAATATACGGAAATGATATCGAAGCCTTTCACACTGCTGCTGAAAAAATAGGTGCTGAGAGGATAAATATAGGCGATGGGGGATATCGATTTAGGTTCTTAAATAATGTATATGTTACTTTTATTCTATGGCAAGGGGATGAAGAAGTTTCTGCCTCAGCAAACATTTTATTTGATTTAAATGCATCCTACTATTTTGATGCAGAGGACTTAGCCGTGGTGGGGGAAGCAGCAGTTGATACCTTTAAAGGACATGGTGTCTTGCCATCCTGGAAGGGGTTATATGAAAAACAACCATTTCATGGTCAGTATAAGTAA
- a CDS encoding CooT family nickel-binding protein: MCESAAYLITDKGEQKIMENVVYMKPENGKVYLADLLGEQKIVEGIVKEIKLIEHKIIIAEK; the protein is encoded by the coding sequence ATGTGTGAATCAGCTGCTTATTTAATTACCGATAAGGGCGAACAAAAAATAATGGAAAATGTTGTCTATATGAAACCTGAGAATGGCAAAGTATATTTAGCAGATCTTCTAGGGGAACAAAAGATCGTAGAGGGTATTGTAAAAGAGATCAAATTAATCGAACATAAAATTATCATCGCAGAGAAGTAA
- a CDS encoding zinc transporter, with the protein MCCNDNNHTHEHHHEHTHTHSHDHHHDHDHHHHHDGCCSDDSHLSQDEKTLRVLLVHWINHNRTHQDSFLEWVDKAKNMEKEEVAVHIQKAVEFMEKANEMLIEAKKHM; encoded by the coding sequence ATGTGTTGTAACGATAACAACCACACACACGAACATCATCATGAGCATACACATACCCATTCTCATGACCATCACCACGACCATGATCATCACCATCATCATGATGGATGCTGCTCAGATGACAGTCACTTAAGTCAAGATGAAAAGACTTTAAGAGTATTATTGGTTCACTGGATTAACCATAACAGAACCCATCAAGATAGCTTTTTAGAATGGGTGGATAAGGCTAAAAATATGGAAAAAGAAGAAGTTGCAGTTCATATTCAAAAAGCAGTAGAATTTATGGAAAAAGCAAATGAAATGCTGATAGAAGCGAAAAAACATATGTAG
- the gcvH gene encoding glycine cleavage system protein GcvH: MYPENLKYHKEHTWVKVEGDTALIGITDYAQQQLGEVLFVEMPEVGDEMKAGEEFGVVESSKVASDLIAPISGEVLEINEKLDDEAEYINEAPYDAWIVKIKLADAAEVDALLNAEDYQGVLE, translated from the coding sequence ATGTATCCAGAAAACTTAAAATATCATAAAGAACATACTTGGGTAAAGGTAGAGGGAGATACTGCTTTAATTGGTATTACAGACTATGCACAACAGCAATTAGGTGAAGTGCTATTTGTTGAAATGCCAGAAGTAGGAGATGAAATGAAAGCTGGAGAAGAGTTCGGAGTAGTTGAATCTTCTAAAGTAGCATCTGACTTAATAGCACCTATATCTGGAGAAGTTTTAGAAATCAATGAAAAGTTAGATGATGAAGCTGAATACATCAATGAAGCACCTTATGACGCATGGATTGTTAAGATTAAATTAGCTGATGCAGCTGAGGTAGATGCTTTATTAAACGCTGAAGATTATCAAGGAGTATTAGAATAA
- a CDS encoding (Fe-S)-binding protein, translating to MYLDDITITYIQSCVADSSKVRFKAKFSRDIGEIFPYINGALKDVIYNKNIPSLTLRKEFRIITLYRDKLAVAKAVNETDAYEIIDYIKDIINETHEKKDQIEPLDEMRSKPTAIEIYSYLPKLNCRRCGEVTCIAFASKLLSGQQNAKKCLPLYEGNYKEKLEVIEDFVQMMGYSS from the coding sequence ATGTATTTAGATGATATTACTATTACTTATATACAATCTTGTGTTGCCGATAGTTCTAAAGTCAGGTTCAAAGCAAAGTTTAGCAGAGATATTGGAGAAATATTTCCTTACATAAACGGTGCCTTAAAGGATGTTATCTATAATAAAAATATACCTAGCCTAACTTTAAGAAAAGAATTTAGAATTATCACTTTATATAGAGATAAACTAGCAGTAGCTAAAGCGGTTAATGAGACAGATGCTTACGAGATTATCGACTATATTAAAGACATCATCAATGAGACACATGAAAAAAAAGACCAAATAGAGCCTTTAGATGAAATGCGCTCAAAGCCTACTGCCATTGAAATCTATAGCTATTTACCAAAGCTAAACTGTAGGCGATGTGGAGAAGTCACCTGTATCGCTTTTGCATCTAAATTACTCAGTGGTCAGCAAAATGCAAAAAAATGTCTGCCTTTATATGAAGGTAATTATAAGGAAAAATTAGAAGTTATTGAAGATTTTGTCCAAATGATGGGGTATTCATCCTAA
- the lipA gene encoding lipoyl synthase, with protein sequence MVNKKPEWLIRKLPEKQSLNKMEEMLVSLSLNTVCQEAKCPNIGECFKNKTATFMILGDVCTRQCKFCAVTKGEPSSPDPEEPKNVAKAIKKLGLKHAVITSVTRDDLEDGGAGHFVNTIKEVRNYNPKVSIEVLVPDFTGKEASIQKIIDAKPEIINHNLETVAPLYSVVRPQAQYHRSLELLQRVKAKDTSILTKTGIMLGLGEKDEEVMELVEDLVNIQCDILTFGQYLRPTREHLPVQEYVTPEKFQYYKEEAEKRGIKFVESGPFVRSSYNAAKGFDTLQQKENL encoded by the coding sequence ATGGTAAATAAAAAACCCGAGTGGCTCATACGAAAGCTTCCAGAAAAGCAGAGCTTAAACAAAATGGAAGAAATGTTAGTATCTTTATCTTTAAATACCGTCTGTCAAGAAGCAAAGTGTCCTAATATTGGCGAATGTTTTAAAAATAAAACTGCAACCTTTATGATTTTAGGAGATGTATGTACAAGACAGTGCAAGTTTTGTGCTGTTACAAAAGGTGAGCCCAGTAGCCCAGACCCAGAGGAGCCAAAAAACGTTGCTAAAGCTATAAAAAAACTAGGGTTAAAGCATGCAGTAATTACTTCTGTAACAAGGGATGACTTAGAGGACGGTGGAGCAGGACATTTTGTAAATACGATTAAAGAAGTACGAAACTATAATCCTAAAGTTAGCATCGAAGTATTGGTTCCAGACTTTACTGGAAAAGAAGCTTCCATACAAAAAATAATAGATGCTAAGCCAGAAATTATCAATCACAATTTAGAGACTGTAGCCCCTTTATATAGTGTGGTGAGACCACAAGCTCAATATCATCGTTCCCTGGAACTTTTGCAAAGGGTAAAAGCAAAGGATACATCTATTCTTACAAAGACAGGTATTATGTTAGGACTCGGAGAAAAAGATGAAGAGGTTATGGAACTTGTAGAGGATTTAGTCAACATTCAATGTGATATATTGACTTTTGGTCAATATTTACGACCTACGAGAGAACATCTTCCTGTGCAGGAGTATGTTACACCAGAAAAGTTTCAATATTATAAAGAAGAAGCTGAAAAAAGAGGAATAAAGTTTGTAGAAAGTGGACCTTTTGTAAGAAGTTCTTATAATGCTGCAAAGGGCTTTGATACGCTACAACAAAAAGAAAACCTATGA
- a CDS encoding SpoIIE family protein phosphatase, producing MNYYIEVGYDLLNKHNEELCGDQVEVVRTEDAIIAVLSDGLGTGVKANILSTLTAKIATTMLKHGSSLSEVIDTVTSTLPICKVRDIAYSTFSILYIKNNGEAYIAIFDNPLPFYYAKEKNAIARMEGKTCTINGKKITEFQYQLQGGDCITMVSDGIIHAGVGEILNYGWEWEHVAQYLESICPSRNALMICKSLTSICNDLYEEKPGDDASVLTIKLKKPEFISIFTGPPILRERDAILVDNFMKSLGRKIICGGTAANIVGREIGKELTVDIETLTAKIPPISYMEGIDLITEGVLTMEQALKLLKDILNKPISVESMKELQQYNGAAMLARRLLHQSTHVNFFLGHSLNLAHKENDISSKLGKKFKIVGEMINTLRKLGKTVSVYYF from the coding sequence ATGAACTACTATATAGAAGTAGGCTATGATTTATTGAACAAGCATAATGAGGAATTATGTGGTGATCAAGTGGAGGTTGTTAGGACTGAGGATGCTATTATTGCTGTTTTGTCCGATGGTCTTGGAACAGGTGTTAAAGCCAATATATTATCAACACTTACAGCAAAAATTGCTACTACTATGTTAAAACACGGTTCCAGTCTATCAGAAGTTATAGATACAGTTACAAGTACGCTGCCAATATGTAAGGTTAGAGACATAGCATATTCTACCTTTTCTATTCTATACATTAAAAACAATGGAGAGGCTTATATTGCGATATTTGATAATCCATTACCTTTTTACTACGCAAAAGAAAAAAATGCTATAGCTAGGATGGAAGGGAAGACTTGCACGATAAATGGTAAAAAAATCACAGAATTTCAATATCAACTACAAGGAGGAGATTGTATTACTATGGTCTCTGATGGTATCATCCATGCAGGGGTAGGTGAAATATTGAATTACGGTTGGGAATGGGAACATGTGGCGCAATATCTAGAATCTATATGTCCCAGTAGAAATGCCTTGATGATCTGCAAATCTTTGACCTCTATCTGCAATGACTTATATGAAGAAAAGCCTGGAGATGATGCCAGTGTATTGACGATAAAATTAAAAAAACCAGAATTTATTAGCATATTTACTGGCCCGCCGATATTGAGGGAAAGAGATGCTATTTTAGTAGATAATTTTATGAAAAGTTTAGGCAGAAAAATTATATGCGGGGGAACAGCTGCCAATATTGTAGGCAGGGAGATAGGAAAAGAATTAACGGTTGACATAGAGACGCTCACAGCGAAGATACCACCAATTTCTTATATGGAGGGAATCGACTTAATCACTGAGGGGGTTTTAACGATGGAACAAGCCCTAAAGCTTTTGAAAGATATTTTAAACAAACCTATATCAGTGGAAAGCATGAAAGAGTTGCAGCAATACAATGGAGCGGCCATGTTAGCCAGAAGACTACTGCATCAGTCAACCCATGTAAATTTTTTTCTGGGTCATTCTTTAAATCTAGCCCACAAAGAAAACGATATTTCTTCAAAATTAGGGAAAAAATTTAAAATAGTTGGAGAAATGATAAATACTTTAAGAAAGCTAGGCAAAACAGTAAGTGTCTATTACTTTTAA
- the lipB gene encoding lipoyl(octanoyl) transferase LipB, with protein sequence MKKVLVMNLGRIRYGEAYELQKELLNYVLDNEALIGVFLLVEHPPVFTIGKSGTYKDFLYSTEEIRERGIEIYESDRGGKITYHGLGQVVGYPILDLKAFKKDLHWYVHQIEETIIDSLKTFGISAGRKDKYIGVWVENEKICAIGIRLKKWVAMHGFALNHHTNLEDFHLINPCGIREFGVTSINKINQKVKYTEVIEEVKKSFEKIFDVELVETTLNEVRDCYGK encoded by the coding sequence GTGAAGAAGGTTTTAGTGATGAACTTAGGCCGAATAAGATATGGTGAGGCTTATGAGTTACAAAAGGAGTTATTAAACTATGTCCTTGATAACGAAGCCTTAATAGGTGTTTTTTTGCTGGTGGAACATCCTCCTGTATTTACAATTGGAAAAAGTGGCACTTATAAGGACTTTTTATATTCTACTGAAGAGATTAGAGAAAGGGGCATAGAGATTTACGAAAGCGATCGTGGAGGAAAAATCACCTATCATGGTTTAGGACAAGTTGTGGGATATCCAATACTAGACTTAAAGGCCTTTAAAAAAGACCTGCATTGGTATGTGCATCAAATAGAGGAAACCATTATCGATTCTTTAAAAACCTTTGGGATATCCGCTGGTAGAAAAGACAAGTATATAGGCGTATGGGTAGAGAATGAAAAAATTTGTGCGATTGGTATTCGATTAAAAAAATGGGTTGCAATGCATGGTTTTGCTTTAAATCACCATACCAATCTAGAAGATTTTCATCTCATCAATCCCTGCGGTATCAGAGAGTTTGGCGTAACTTCTATTAACAAGATAAATCAGAAGGTGAAATATACTGAGGTTATAGAGGAAGTGAAAAAGAGTTTTGAGAAAATTTTTGATGTAGAACTGGTGGAGACAACATTAAATGAAGTGAGGGATTGTTATGGTAAATAA
- a CDS encoding NAD(P)H-dependent oxidoreductase, producing the protein MIYLIIPGEVSEQLSNMAEAATKGMQVKLIREHQDLPNLAKKKILFAVELDKSGINIPLFKILSSLHHRGCDALANTSAALLVHSATELYTKNIAKSIVFKTNQLGCSFMGHPLVEATATLNNFLTWQKSLKKSLETIALELSFTLGQRLINYKPTLIKKPKILALHASSKSTSNTLMLWHMVKEHLTDCEIEEFHVENGTVLDCVGCPYNTCMHFGLNSSCFYGGIMIKEILPAIEKSDAILWICPNYNDAISANLMAVVNRLTALYRKISFYDKTIFAIIVSGNSGGDVVAEQLIDALTINKGFRLPPNFAMIETANDPKAILKVEDIESKAMRFAMHVLSNIKTYD; encoded by the coding sequence ATGATTTACTTAATCATACCCGGTGAGGTTTCTGAACAGTTATCAAATATGGCGGAGGCTGCCACAAAAGGGATGCAAGTGAAATTAATTAGAGAACACCAAGACTTACCTAACCTAGCAAAGAAAAAAATCCTCTTTGCCGTTGAGTTAGATAAATCAGGTATCAATATACCTCTATTTAAGATACTTTCTTCCCTTCATCATCGTGGGTGTGATGCTTTAGCAAATACCTCAGCCGCTTTGCTGGTTCATAGTGCTACTGAACTATATACAAAAAATATTGCAAAGTCTATTGTTTTTAAAACCAACCAATTAGGTTGTAGTTTTATGGGTCATCCATTGGTGGAGGCCACCGCAACCTTAAATAATTTTCTTACATGGCAAAAGAGCCTTAAAAAATCCCTAGAGACCATTGCTTTAGAACTATCTTTTACTTTAGGTCAAAGGCTTATCAACTATAAGCCCACCCTCATTAAAAAACCTAAAATCTTAGCGCTTCATGCCAGCTCTAAGAGCACCTCCAATACCTTAATGCTATGGCATATGGTAAAAGAACATTTAACCGACTGTGAGATTGAAGAGTTCCATGTAGAAAATGGTACTGTTCTAGACTGCGTTGGCTGCCCCTATAATACCTGTATGCACTTTGGGCTAAATAGCAGCTGTTTTTACGGAGGAATTATGATTAAAGAAATTCTTCCTGCCATTGAAAAATCTGATGCCATCCTATGGATCTGCCCTAATTATAACGATGCAATTTCAGCAAATCTCATGGCGGTCGTTAATCGGCTTACAGCCCTCTATAGAAAAATAAGCTTTTATGATAAAACCATCTTTGCTATCATTGTATCAGGAAATTCTGGCGGCGATGTTGTAGCGGAGCAATTGATTGATGCCCTCACCATCAATAAGGGTTTTAGGCTTCCTCCCAATTTCGCCATGATAGAAACTGCAAATGATCCAAAAGCTATATTAAAGGTTGAAGATATTGAAAGCAAAGCTATGAGATTTGCAATGCATGTTCTTTCCAATATAAAAACCTATGACTAA
- a CDS encoding [Fe-Fe] hydrogenase large subunit C-terminal domain-containing protein: MKDNYELTLSEHACKDCYKCIRTCPVKAIYLKENTTEISPTRCIACGKCFTVCPQNNKEMANSFMRVKSFISNDRVLVATIDPTFVAYFGENYKKLITVLRKIGFHYIEETSVATDILLKKYNEIWRKNQQKYYITSNCSTVNLMIQKYYPELIDYMLPILPSMMIHAALLKKKYGAESKIVFFGPCIGARVEANDEYFQDLQLLDTVVSFKELKEWLTSEGITLENLEEGRFDDEGSRQSKIYSALGLSIVEEGLKGDKDFIKVHGEENTKEVLDSMREGELDPAIVEINFCLNGCIGGSTFHESSESFFSRIKQIKRYAKITGSSSYEESDELLEDYHRKFFDKRVRNILPSNLELRKILKQMGKFKKDDELNCGTCGYDTCREKAIAVYNGMDKTDMCLPYIRNKCETISNVLFEHSPNFIFLVNRNLKILSINPAAIKYLNIEKNQNNQLHLASALDYVDYLKVFETKENITGKKVYLEMQNLTVIQNLVYIEEQNAVLAVLNNITKEEQREKELIKVRQNTAEMVQKVITKQMTIAQEICSVLGETTAETKVILKRFLDLTMEKSGD; this comes from the coding sequence GTGAAGGATAACTATGAATTAACCTTATCAGAACATGCCTGTAAAGATTGTTATAAATGTATTAGGACTTGTCCAGTAAAGGCAATTTATTTAAAAGAAAATACAACAGAAATATCTCCAACCCGGTGTATTGCCTGTGGTAAATGTTTTACTGTATGTCCACAAAATAATAAAGAGATGGCAAATAGTTTTATGCGAGTAAAATCTTTTATTTCAAATGATAGAGTTTTAGTAGCAACGATTGATCCTACTTTTGTCGCTTATTTTGGTGAAAATTATAAAAAGCTAATAACTGTGTTAAGAAAAATTGGATTTCACTATATAGAAGAAACTTCTGTAGCGACAGATATACTTTTAAAGAAATACAATGAAATTTGGCGTAAAAATCAACAGAAATATTATATTACGTCTAACTGTTCTACTGTGAACTTGATGATTCAAAAGTATTACCCTGAACTGATAGATTATATGTTGCCTATACTTCCATCTATGATGATTCATGCTGCTTTACTTAAGAAAAAATACGGCGCAGAAAGTAAAATAGTATTTTTTGGTCCCTGTATTGGGGCTAGGGTTGAAGCGAATGATGAATATTTTCAAGACCTTCAGCTGTTGGATACTGTTGTGAGCTTTAAAGAATTAAAGGAATGGTTGACTTCAGAAGGAATTACTTTAGAAAATTTAGAAGAAGGGCGTTTTGATGATGAGGGCTCGAGACAGAGTAAAATTTATTCAGCTTTAGGGCTCTCAATCGTAGAAGAAGGGTTGAAGGGTGATAAAGATTTTATTAAAGTTCATGGGGAAGAAAATACCAAAGAGGTTTTGGACAGTATGAGGGAAGGAGAATTAGATCCTGCTATTGTGGAAATTAATTTTTGTTTAAATGGATGTATTGGTGGATCAACTTTTCATGAGTCTTCAGAGAGTTTTTTCTCAAGAATAAAACAAATCAAACGTTATGCAAAAATCACAGGCAGTTCTTCCTATGAAGAAAGTGACGAATTATTAGAAGATTACCATAGAAAGTTCTTTGATAAGAGGGTAAGGAATATATTACCTAGCAATTTAGAGTTAAGAAAAATTTTAAAGCAAATGGGTAAATTTAAAAAAGATGACGAGTTGAATTGTGGTACATGTGGCTATGATACATGTCGTGAAAAAGCCATCGCTGTTTATAATGGTATGGATAAAACGGATATGTGTTTGCCCTATATACGTAATAAATGTGAAACAATATCGAATGTGTTGTTCGAACATTCGCCAAACTTTATTTTTCTAGTAAATAGAAACTTAAAAATTTTGAGCATTAATCCAGCAGCTATAAAATACTTAAATATAGAAAAGAACCAAAATAATCAGCTGCATTTAGCTAGTGCTTTGGACTACGTGGACTATTTAAAGGTTTTTGAAACAAAAGAAAATATCACTGGCAAAAAAGTCTATCTAGAGATGCAAAACTTAACAGTGATTCAAAACTTGGTTTATATCGAAGAGCAGAATGCTGTTTTAGCAGTTCTTAACAACATAACAAAAGAAGAACAAAGAGAAAAAGAATTGATAAAGGTGAGGCAGAATACTGCTGAGATGGTACAAAAAGTAATAACAAAACAAATGACAATTGCACAGGAAATTTGTAGCGTTTTGGGGGAAACAACCGCTGAGACAAAGGTAATTTTAAAGAGATTTTTAGACTTAACAATGGAAAAGTCAGGTGATTAG
- a CDS encoding DUF3842 family protein — protein MIIAVIDGMGGGIGGQIVNHLRQELPSHFEIYGLGTNATATSLMLKNHANKGATGESAILISTRKANVIIGPLSIVIPNSMMGEVTDKIATAIADADAFKILLPIVPENFELVGLENKPLMLLIKDAIKRLKKEFNIK, from the coding sequence ATGATTATTGCGGTAATAGACGGTATGGGGGGAGGAATTGGCGGTCAAATTGTCAACCATTTGAGACAAGAACTTCCTTCTCATTTTGAGATTTATGGGTTAGGGACAAACGCTACAGCTACTTCTCTTATGTTGAAAAACCATGCTAACAAAGGTGCTACTGGTGAAAGTGCTATTTTGATATCTACCAGAAAAGCTAATGTTATTATTGGACCTCTTTCCATCGTTATTCCTAATTCTATGATGGGAGAAGTTACCGATAAAATAGCAACCGCCATTGCTGATGCTGATGCCTTTAAGATACTACTTCCAATTGTGCCAGAAAATTTTGAGTTAGTAGGTTTAGAAAATAAACCTTTAATGCTTTTAATTAAGGATGCTATTAAACGCTTAAAAAAAGAGTTTAATATTAAATAA